A single region of the Ursus arctos isolate Adak ecotype North America unplaced genomic scaffold, UrsArc2.0 scaffold_10, whole genome shotgun sequence genome encodes:
- the LAMP1 gene encoding lysosome-associated membrane glycoprotein 1, protein MAALGGARRRSLLLLLLAGLIHGAAAIFVVKDANGTACIMANFSAAFTASYDTRSGPKNVTFDLPSNAAVLNSSSCGKEGASDPILVIAFGRGHELTLNFTRNATRYSVRLMSFIYNLSDTQIFPNASSKDIKTVESATDIRADINKKYRCVSNNQIHMRNVTVTLRDATIQAYLANSSFSKEETRCEQDGPFPTTAPPPPPHPSPSPTPESPSVYKYNVSGTNGTCLLASMGLQLNITYKKKDNTTVAGVFSINPNKTTAGGSCSPQLVTLELRSESVPLLAFQFGMNTSTSRYFLQGIQLNMTLPDARDPTFKAANNSLRALQATIGNSYKCNAEERVQVTEAFSVNIFKVWVQAFQVQGDKFGSVEECQLDENSMLIPIAVGGALAGLVLIVLIAYLIGRKRSHAGYQTI, encoded by the exons CAGGCCTCATACACGGCGCAGCAGCGATATTTGTGGTGAAGGATGCCAACGGGACAGCTTGCATCATGGCCAACTTCTCCGCTGCCTTCACAGCCAGTTATGACACCAGAAGCGGGCCTAAG AATGTAACCTTCGACCTGCCGTCCAATGCAGCAGTGTTAAATAGCAGCTCTTGTGGTAAAGAGGGAGCTTCTGACCCCATTCTTGTCATTGCTTTTGGAAGAGGACATGAGCTGACCCTCAATTTCACAAGAAATGCAACACGTTACAGTGTTCGGCTGATGAGTTTTATTTACAACTTGTCTGACACACAGATTTTCCCCAATGCAAGCTCCAAGG atatCAAGACTGTGGAATCTGCAACTGACATCAGGgcagacataaataaaaaatacagatgtgtGAGTAACAACCAGATTCACATGCGCAACGTCACTGTCACGCTCCGTGATGCCACCATCCAGGCGTACCTTGCCAACAGTAGCTTCAGCAAGGAAG AGACGCGCTGTGAGCAAGACGGGCCTTTCCCGACAacagcgccgccgccgcccccccacccTTCGCCATCCCCAACGCCGGAGAGTCCCTCTGTGTACAAGTACAACGTCAGTGGCACCAATGGGACCTGCCTGCTGGCCAGCATGGGGCTGCAGCTGAACATCACCTACAAGAAGAAGGACAACACG ACCGTGGCGGGAGTGTTCAGCATCAACCCCAACAAGACCACTGCTGGAGGGAGCTGCAGCCCCCAGCTGGTGACCCTGGAGCTCCGCAGCGAAAGCGTCCCTCTCCTGGCTTTCCAGTTTGGAATG aacaCAAGTACTAGCCGGTATTTCCTGCAAGGAATACAGTTGAATATGACTCTTCCCGACGCCAGAG ACCCCACCTTTAAGGCCGCCAACAACTCTCTGAGGGCACTTCAGGCCACCATCGGGAATTCGTACAAGTGTAACGCTGAGGAGCGCGTGCAGGTCACAGAGGCCTTTTCTGTCAACATCTTCAAAGTGTGGGTCCAGGCTTTCCAGGTGCAAGGTGACAAGTTTGGGTCTG TGGAGGAATGCCAGCTGGATGAGAACAGCATGCTGATCCCCATCGCCGTGGGTGGTGCCCTGGCGGGTCTGGTCCTCATCGTGCTCATCGCCTACCTCATCGGAAGGAAGAGGAGCCATGCCGGCTACCAGACTATCTAG